GATGCAAGGTCAGCCTGCACCTTGTCTGGATCAGCGATGCCGACGGCACGGTACTCACGGTCGAAAAGGTCAGGTGTACGCTCGACGCCCAAGAGCAGGTATCCACCGCCAAGACCGGGCTCGTTTGACAGAGCACACACCGTCTGGAGCGTTGACTTCCCCGCTTGAGAGGAGGTCTTCGCCTCGACGCGCGGGTGCTCATCCAATTCATTGAGCTGCCGAAGCAGATCTGCGCAGGTTGGGTGCGTCACTTCAGTTCGCTACAGAGGGGATTTAGACCCGATGTCTTATTAATAAGGAGTGCAGCCGGATCACGCACCCTACCACCCCTGCACTTGGCGCACCCTGCGCGACTTGGTAGAGGGTCTCTGTGCAGGCGCTCAACACAATGGTGGGGTAACCTCCGTTAAGGGCCGCCAGTTTGGTTATCCCCTGCACCTGCACCGCGCCGGAGGTGGCGCACATGGGCATCACTGCGGATAAGGCGAAGGAGCAGGGCGCCGAGACAATCACCATCCCCATGCGCGAGGTGGACCGCGCGCGCCTCGACGGCGAGGAAGACGGCTTCCTTCGCGTGCACCTTTAAGGCCGGCACGGACCGCATCCTCGGCGCCACCCTCGTCGCCGCCCCCGCAGGCGACCTCATCAGCCAGATCACCCAGGCGATGACCGCCGGAATCGGGCTGGGCAAAGTGGGCGCGACCATCTTCCCCTATCCCACGCAGGCCGAGGTCATCCGCAAAGCCGCCGACGCCTGGAGCCGCACCCGCCTCACGCCCGCCGCCAGGAAGGCGTTCAGCCTCTTCTTCCGCGCGCTGGGCTGAGGGATCCTTCCGTTCGCCCACCGACCGGGTCAGCCGCCCCATGCATCGCATCCGCCGGATGGGTATCGTCGGGGCAATCCGATGACTTCTCCAACACGGGAGGATGCCATGACCCCCTTCGAATTTTCGGCCTCGGCACTGATCGATGCGGCGCCCGATGACGTGTACGCGCTGATCGCCGATTACCACGAGGGCCACACCCGCATCATCCCGCGGCCGCCGTTCGTGTCGCTGGAGGTGGAGGAGGGCGGCACGGGCAGCGGAACCGTGATCCGCGTCGGGATCAGGATGCTGGGCAAGGTGGTGCACGATCGCGCCGTCGTGAGCGAGCCCGAACCGGGGCGCGTGCTGGTCGAGACGAACGACAACGGGTACGCGACCTCGTTCACCGTGGAGCCGCGCGCGGACGGGCGGCAGTCCCACGTCACCATCGCCACGAAGATGCCGCCGCGCGGGGGCATCGGCGGAGCGCTGGAGCGTTGGCTCATGCCGCGCCTCCTGCGTCCGATGTACATCCGCGAGCTGGCGCTGCTGGACGCGGTGGCATCCTCGAGGTCGGCCGTGGCCGCATAGACGCCCGGCACTTCCCTACCTGACGTATTCCCGCCGCACGCTCTCGGCCACCGTGCGGGCGGAAAACGGCCGGCCCAGTGCGGTCGCGGCGGCGGAGAGGCGCGGGAGAAGGCCGGGCTCGGAGAAGACGCGGGCGAAGGCGGCGGTCATCTCGCCCCGGCTGCGGCCGGCGAGCGCGGCGCCGCTCCGCTCCAGGGCGCGCGTGTTCCCCTCCTCCGCGCCGGGGATGGGTCTGGTGAGGAGGAGGGGGCGGCCGAGCGCGAGCGCCTCGCTCACCGACAGTCCGCCGGCCTTGGTCGCCACCACGTCCGCCGCGGACATCAGCGACGGCAGCCCGCGCACGTAGCCGAGCACCCGCAGGCGCTCGGGCTGAAGCCGCAGCGTCTCCAGCCGCGCGCGCGCCACGTCGTTCCTCCCGCACACCGCCACGATGGTCGCCGCCGGATCGGCCCCGTCGAGCGCGGCGAAGACGGCCTCCTCCACTCCGATCCCCAGCCCGCCGCCGGCCACCAGCGCTACCGGCCGCTCCGGGTGCAGCCCCCACTCGGCCCGCGCATCCGCACACCCGGGGACCCGCGCCACCGACGGATCGATGGGAATGCCGGTCACCTCCACTGCCGCCCCGCGCGCCCGAGGCCGCAGCTCGTCCGCAAGCGCGTCCGTCGCGACGAAGTAGCGCCGCACGCCCGGCTGCACCCAGACGCGGTGCAGGGTGAAGTCGGTGATGGCGAGCGCGAACGGCGGCCACCCGGGCCGTCCCGCGGCGAGCTGGCAGGGGAGAAAGTGGGCGCACAGGCACGCGCTCCACGGACGCGTCAGTACGAGATCTTGGAAGGCGCGAAAGAGGATGCGGCGGGCCGCCGGAGCCCAGTGCGCCCGGTCGTGGTCCATCCCGTCGGTGAGGTGGTAGATCCCCTCCCACACCCGCGGCGCGCGCGCGGCGATCATCTCGAACCCCGCGCCGTACAGCGCGCGCACCCAACGCGGAGCCAGCGTCAGCAGGTCCACGTGCTCCACCCGGAGCGCGGGGTCCAGCTCGGCGAAGGCGGCTCGCAGCGCCTCCGCGGCGCGCAGGTGCCCGGTGCCGGTGGAGGCGGAAACGATCAGGACTCCGGGTCTCTCCATGTGCTCTCCGCGGCAGTGGGCACAACTCGTTGGACGGATCGCCGCGGCACGCAGCGTGCCCCCGCGCTGGGTTATTCGCGAAAGACGCCCCCACGCACCGGCACCTCGATTGACGCACCTCTGGTTCTTTGGCGCGGTGCTGGCCGCCGCGGCCGCCTTCGCCCTGCTCGAGATCCAGATCGAGGGAGGGGAGGGCGGCTGGGCCTCCAACCTCCCGACGTGGCGGATCGAGAACCGCTGGACGAAGCTGTTCTTCAGCGGGCGTCCGCTCACCGGCTACCACCTGTGGGTCCACGCGTGGGTGCTGGTGATGGCGCACCTCCCCTTCGCGCTCGGCTTCGCGCCCCCGTCGTTGCGCGGAGAGGCGCGGATCCTCGCCTTTCTGATCTTCTTCTGGATCGCCGAAGACTTCCTCTGGTTCGTCTTCAACCCCGCGTTCGGCCTGCGCCGCTTCACCCGCGACCACATCTGGTGGCACGCGCCGACGTGGTGGTGGATCGCCCCGCGCGACTACTGGATCTTCGCTCCGCTGGGCGCCGCCCTCTACTGGTACGCCACCAGGTAAAGGTGCCACGCCCCACGCCCCCTCTCACGATGACAGGAGGGCGCAGCCCTCTCCTGTTATCGGGAGAGGGGGCAGTCGAGTGTAACGAGACGGGGGTGAGGGCCTACACCAGCGCCGTCTCGATCTGCGCCGCCGCGGTCATCGTGCGGTGCACGGGGCAGCGGTCGGCGATCTCGCGCAGTCGCTCGCGCTGATCCGGAGTGAGCGGGCCCTCCAGGATCAGCTCGCGCCGGATGTGGTCCACGCACGGCGTGCCGGATGCGCATCGAGCCTCGTCCAGCGCGTGCACCTTGCCGTGGCGCATCCGCACCGAGACCTCCTCCAGCGGCCAACCTTTCCGCTCCGCGTACATCTTGACCGTCATCCCGGTGCACGCGCCCAGCCCGGCCATCAGGTAGTCGTACGGCGTCGGCCCCGCGTCCGCGCCGCCGACGGCGAGGGGCTCGTCGGCCACGAACACGTGCCGCCCGGCCGAGATCGCCGTGCGGAAGCCGGACGAACCCGTCACCGTCAGCACCTCGCCGGCGTCGGGAAGCTCCTCCAGCTTCGGGTGGGGGAGCTTGGGAAGGTGGCGCGATGCCCACGCCGCGATCGTCCGGCCGGCGTAGCGCGCGTCGTCGCGGTCGCTCAGCAGGTGGTCCGCGCCGTCCAGCGAGATGAAGCTCCGGCTGCCGCGCGCTCCCTGGAAGATCTTCATCGCGTGCTCCAGCGCCACCACCCGGTCTTCGGCGGAGTGGAGCACGAGGAGCGGAAGCTCCAGTTGGGCCAGCGCCTCGTCGATGCGGGCGCCGCGCAGGTCGTCCAGGAGCTGCCGCTTGACGACGAAAGGCCGCCCGCCGATGCGCACGGTGGCCGCTCCATCCGCCTCGATCCGCTCGCGCGATTCTCCGAGAAGCCCCGTCACGAGCCACGGATCGGAGGGCGCGCAGAGCGTCGCGACGGCGCGCAGGGAGGGGATGCGCCCGGCCGCCACCAGCGCCGCGGCGCCGCCGAGCGAGTGGCCCACGAGGAGCGCGGGCGCCATTCCGCGCGCCGCCAGGAACTCCGCCGCCGCGACCAGATCGGCCACGGCGGTGGTGAAGTTGGTCTCCGCGAACTCGCCCTCGCTCTCCCCCAGCCCCGTGAAGTCGAAGCGCAGCACCGCCAGCCCCTCGCCGTTGAGCGCGCGGGCGATGTTGACCACGGCGTTCAGGTTCTTGGAGCAGGTGAAGCAGTGCGCCAGCAGCACGCAGGCGCGCGGCTCCCCGCTCGGCGGCAGGTCCAGCCGGGCGGAAAGGCGCGCCCCGGATGCGCCTGGAAAGGTCAGCGGGATCGAGTGCACGTGGATGTCTCCGTGGAAAAGCAGCGCGCCGCCCCATCCCGGGAGCGGCGCGCGTGGTGGTGTCAGCCTTCCCGCGGCTCGAAGCGGAGCGCCACCCCGTTGTTGCAGTAGCGCTTTCCGGTGGGCGCCGGCCCGTCGGTGAAGACGTGCCCCTGGTGCCCGCCGCAGCGCGCGCAGTGGTACTCGGTGCGCGGCCAGATCAGCTTGAAGTCGCGCCTCGTCTCCAGGTGGCCGGGGATGGGGTCGAAGAAGCTCGGCCACCCCGTGCCGCTGTCGAACTTGGTGTCCGACGTGAAGAGCGGAAGCCCGCAGGCCGCGCACACGAAAGTCCCCGCGCGCTTCTCGTCGTTCAGCGGGCTGGTGAAGGCGCGCTCCGTGCTCTCCTCAAACAGCACGGCGTACTGCTGCGGCGTCAGCTCGCGCCGCCACTCGTCGTGCGGCTTCTCCAGCGGGGTGAAGTCCTGCGTCGCTTCAGACATCCTGCCTCCAATCGTTCGTCGTGTAGCGCCGGCCCGGGCCGGCTCCCTCCTCGTTGTACCCCCCCCGGGCCCCGCGGGTCGCCGCCAGC
The DNA window shown above is from Longimicrobium sp. and carries:
- a CDS encoding SRPBCC family protein, whose translation is MTPFEFSASALIDAAPDDVYALIADYHEGHTRIIPRPPFVSLEVEEGGTGSGTVIRVGIRMLGKVVHDRAVVSEPEPGRVLVETNDNGYATSFTVEPRADGRQSHVTIATKMPPRGGIGGALERWLMPRLLRPMYIRELALLDAVASSRSAVAA
- a CDS encoding glycosyltransferase, with translation MERPGVLIVSASTGTGHLRAAEALRAAFAELDPALRVEHVDLLTLAPRWVRALYGAGFEMIAARAPRVWEGIYHLTDGMDHDRAHWAPAARRILFRAFQDLVLTRPWSACLCAHFLPCQLAAGRPGWPPFALAITDFTLHRVWVQPGVRRYFVATDALADELRPRARGAAVEVTGIPIDPSVARVPGCADARAEWGLHPERPVALVAGGGLGIGVEEAVFAALDGADPAATIVAVCGRNDVARARLETLRLQPERLRVLGYVRGLPSLMSAADVVATKAGGLSVSEALALGRPLLLTRPIPGAEEGNTRALERSGAALAGRSRGEMTAAFARVFSEPGLLPRLSAAATALGRPFSARTVAESVRREYVR
- a CDS encoding alpha/beta fold hydrolase — translated: MHSIPLTFPGASGARLSARLDLPPSGEPRACVLLAHCFTCSKNLNAVVNIARALNGEGLAVLRFDFTGLGESEGEFAETNFTTAVADLVAAAEFLAARGMAPALLVGHSLGGAAALVAAGRIPSLRAVATLCAPSDPWLVTGLLGESRERIEADGAATVRIGGRPFVVKRQLLDDLRGARIDEALAQLELPLLVLHSAEDRVVALEHAMKIFQGARGSRSFISLDGADHLLSDRDDARYAGRTIAAWASRHLPKLPHPKLEELPDAGEVLTVTGSSGFRTAISAGRHVFVADEPLAVGGADAGPTPYDYLMAGLGACTGMTVKMYAERKGWPLEEVSVRMRHGKVHALDEARCASGTPCVDHIRRELILEGPLTPDQRERLREIADRCPVHRTMTAAAQIETALV
- the msrB gene encoding peptide-methionine (R)-S-oxide reductase MsrB; translated protein: MSEATQDFTPLEKPHDEWRRELTPQQYAVLFEESTERAFTSPLNDEKRAGTFVCAACGLPLFTSDTKFDSGTGWPSFFDPIPGHLETRRDFKLIWPRTEYHCARCGGHQGHVFTDGPAPTGKRYCNNGVALRFEPREG